A section of the Thermotoga caldifontis AZM44c09 genome encodes:
- a CDS encoding efflux RND transporter permease subunit, translating to MKTVMSRMRSVWLRRYAFTVLFLIVCVVSGVIIYFKARINASYFVFLPGYSSRAGIEQIDNEELKAFFKIVKKFNDGSQFVVLAHHPEGFLAAQALLRLNELQNQLSNLPCVKNVLSVLNYSFRKPYFDGSKLDEEILTDPEASSFISKDARYVLLHCTLSPGYNEDKALSEIEKVLNDFQDLNALAFGQLVINKHLFREIIHQISIYPAITFLVILLIFYLQTRSLKASLVSLLIPVEANLIVYAVVSSAGIELNTMSVMCVSFLLIIGSAYGLHFYNGVVRFKDRVRQEMFRPIFFSMLTTCVGFLSFLFVEITAFKHLGLMVSSGLALVFLILFTSGYELLREERAVQHRTVLLGFGNERLGRVLLMVSLILVVVTFLSLSRIEVGMDQASYFSKGSDVGRALDILTKQFSYREPVYIMVEKESLFTAKDSQLISELLNELRQIEGVSSVQFPVSYPVPSLVLLSRFQPAIRYFVADGKTVRIVVNMTEQAYRKAGELKNRITQVLKNYPDYHFTVASAAFIVDQINASIVTSQAQSLSVSLLLIFGSVLFAFRNVLLSLLIVVPVLLTAILNFFFIALLGLRLDVATSIVASILVGLVVDYSIHLAHDMRRTRDVSASVKNISMPVLANGLGLIGGFCVLSFSKLALFRNVSLLLILGIGFGLSFTLLSQPILIEWFFKRTTKTERTSCGH from the coding sequence ATGAAAACTGTCATGAGTAGAATGAGATCCGTGTGGCTACGAAGGTACGCGTTCACAGTTTTGTTTTTGATCGTCTGTGTGGTTTCAGGTGTGATCATCTACTTCAAGGCGCGCATAAACGCCAGTTATTTTGTCTTTCTGCCAGGATACAGTTCCAGGGCCGGTATAGAGCAGATAGACAACGAAGAGCTGAAGGCCTTTTTCAAGATCGTAAAGAAATTCAACGATGGATCTCAATTCGTGGTGCTCGCACACCATCCTGAAGGTTTTTTAGCAGCCCAGGCGCTGCTCAGACTCAACGAACTTCAGAACCAACTTTCCAACCTTCCCTGCGTGAAAAACGTGCTCAGCGTCCTCAACTACAGCTTCAGGAAACCTTACTTCGATGGTTCGAAACTCGACGAAGAGATCCTCACCGATCCCGAAGCGAGCTCCTTCATCTCGAAGGATGCAAGGTACGTGCTCTTGCACTGCACGCTGAGTCCAGGCTACAACGAGGACAAGGCTTTGAGTGAGATAGAGAAGGTTTTGAACGATTTTCAAGATCTGAACGCCCTCGCCTTCGGCCAGCTTGTGATAAACAAACACCTTTTCCGCGAGATCATCCATCAGATCTCCATCTATCCGGCCATCACTTTTCTGGTGATACTGCTCATCTTCTATCTGCAGACGAGATCTTTGAAGGCGAGCCTGGTTTCACTTTTGATACCAGTCGAAGCGAATCTGATCGTGTACGCTGTGGTCAGTTCGGCCGGTATCGAGCTCAACACGATGAGCGTCATGTGTGTGAGCTTCCTGCTCATCATCGGTTCGGCTTACGGGCTACACTTTTACAACGGCGTGGTGAGGTTCAAAGATCGGGTGAGACAAGAGATGTTCAGACCGATCTTCTTTTCCATGTTGACCACCTGCGTCGGCTTTCTCTCTTTCCTGTTCGTTGAGATAACAGCTTTCAAGCATCTTGGACTCATGGTCTCTTCGGGTCTCGCACTCGTGTTTCTCATCCTGTTCACCTCTGGCTACGAACTTCTGCGCGAAGAGAGAGCCGTCCAGCACCGAACGGTCCTGCTCGGGTTCGGAAATGAAAGGCTTGGACGCGTCCTGCTGATGGTTTCGTTGATCCTGGTTGTGGTGACGTTTTTATCTCTGTCACGGATAGAAGTCGGCATGGACCAGGCTTCTTATTTCTCCAAGGGCAGCGATGTCGGAAGAGCTCTGGACATCCTCACGAAGCAGTTTTCTTACAGAGAGCCTGTGTACATCATGGTCGAGAAAGAGAGCCTCTTCACGGCGAAAGATTCTCAGCTCATCTCAGAACTTCTGAACGAGCTGCGCCAGATTGAAGGTGTATCGTCGGTTCAGTTCCCCGTGAGCTATCCCGTACCGAGTCTGGTGCTGCTGTCACGTTTTCAGCCTGCGATACGTTACTTCGTGGCCGACGGCAAGACGGTCAGGATCGTCGTGAACATGACGGAGCAAGCTTACAGGAAGGCCGGAGAACTGAAGAACAGGATCACACAGGTGTTGAAGAATTATCCAGATTACCACTTCACCGTTGCGAGTGCGGCGTTCATCGTGGATCAGATCAATGCGAGCATCGTCACCAGTCAGGCTCAGAGCCTGTCTGTCTCTTTGCTGCTGATCTTTGGCTCGGTCCTGTTCGCGTTCAGAAACGTCCTTCTCTCCTTGCTGATCGTCGTTCCCGTTCTGCTCACCGCGATTCTGAACTTCTTTTTCATCGCGCTGCTGGGGCTGAGACTCGACGTGGCCACATCCATCGTTGCCAGCATCCTCGTGGGATTGGTGGTCGATTACTCGATCCACCTCGCACACGATATGAGAAGGACGAGGGACGTTTCTGCCTCCGTGAAGAACATCTCCATGCCGGTACTCGCCAACGGGCTGGGATTGATCGGAGGTTTCTGCGTCCTCAGCTTTTCGAAGCTTGCCCTGTTCAGAAACGTTTCGCTTTTGCTCATCCTCGGCATCGGTTTTGGACTCTCTTTCACGCTCCTCTCTCAGCCGATTCTGATAGAATGGTTCTTCAAGCGTACCACGAAGACTGAAAGAACTTCATGTGGTCACTGA
- a CDS encoding amylo-alpha-1,6-glucosidase — translation MKYTFLNNSIVYEHEIPKEYVLSNLELTMILKDGMPHRLFSSKSGLLIEFLNIELQRPAKCSLWPNGCEFESGRASWKIFTSAFSRSILWEIAGTKKLSIEFKAPLEKEFKVPFGATYSFRSPLSVAVNGSEMNISGLVTIETLNCRIENFQRKNDRSFKFELTAEEGKNLKIRFTTEKSSHDEQKENLAYNEFLKRHVPENVNEPVRSLALFALHTALSNWKDLGENFAFVAGVNYSFPPRTYFRDSFWTCLSVLGVRTDLVRNQILTLASAVHDDGCPSGVMFLTEEEKTLLRELRRENRTIMENVRYNNDWWSDHHDSGFLFVLLLSKYVNVTEDVSILKERVDSDTLLDKVVKVLRHAEKFVRDDLFMKPFDCKDWADNVFRNGYVSYDAALHVAALREASKLLSLSGMHETAKRFEEDYLRARRRFNGVLFDDGKGYFVDFIGSYVEDHISLDTVVSIVFDVADERRAISSLLKMEQFLETRNNHQQPYGDWGVMTVWPHYRKRSHLFGKSAFPYRYHNGGCWPYLSCAYALAKARFGLDYTYPLLSWWRYSLERGWVNLVEYYSPCFHRGSLHQAWSGYAAAVISQIERGETEVSKW, via the coding sequence TTGAAGTACACTTTCCTGAACAATTCCATCGTTTATGAGCACGAAATTCCAAAAGAGTACGTTCTGTCAAACCTGGAACTGACCATGATTCTGAAAGATGGAATGCCACATCGGTTGTTCTCCTCAAAGAGTGGCCTTTTGATCGAATTCCTCAACATCGAACTTCAACGACCAGCCAAATGCTCCCTCTGGCCGAACGGATGTGAGTTCGAGAGTGGAAGGGCGAGCTGGAAGATCTTCACTTCAGCCTTCAGTCGATCGATCCTGTGGGAGATCGCGGGGACGAAGAAACTGTCGATCGAATTCAAAGCCCCCTTAGAGAAGGAGTTCAAAGTTCCGTTCGGTGCAACCTACAGCTTCAGAAGTCCGCTCAGCGTCGCGGTGAACGGCTCTGAAATGAACATCTCAGGGCTCGTGACGATCGAAACACTCAACTGCAGGATCGAAAATTTTCAAAGAAAAAACGACAGATCGTTCAAATTCGAACTGACAGCTGAAGAAGGTAAAAATTTGAAGATTCGCTTCACCACCGAGAAATCAAGCCACGATGAGCAGAAAGAGAACCTCGCTTACAACGAGTTTTTGAAAAGGCACGTTCCTGAAAATGTGAACGAGCCGGTGAGGAGTCTCGCCCTCTTCGCACTCCACACGGCGCTCAGCAACTGGAAAGATCTCGGGGAAAATTTCGCCTTCGTCGCGGGTGTGAACTACTCTTTCCCGCCGAGAACCTACTTCAGAGACTCTTTCTGGACCTGTCTGAGCGTTCTCGGTGTGAGGACCGATCTGGTGAGGAATCAGATTCTGACACTGGCCAGCGCCGTCCACGACGATGGTTGTCCCAGCGGCGTCATGTTCCTGACGGAAGAAGAGAAGACCTTGCTGAGGGAACTAAGGAGAGAAAACCGTACGATAATGGAGAACGTCAGGTACAACAACGACTGGTGGAGTGACCATCACGATTCTGGCTTTCTCTTCGTGCTGTTGCTGTCAAAGTACGTGAACGTCACTGAAGATGTTTCGATCCTTAAAGAGCGTGTCGATTCTGATACCCTCTTGGACAAAGTGGTCAAGGTCCTAAGACACGCTGAAAAGTTCGTTCGAGATGACCTTTTCATGAAACCCTTCGATTGCAAAGACTGGGCCGACAACGTGTTCAGGAACGGATACGTCAGTTACGATGCCGCGCTCCACGTCGCGGCACTCAGGGAAGCTTCGAAACTGCTCTCGCTTTCTGGCATGCACGAGACCGCGAAGCGTTTCGAGGAGGACTATCTGAGGGCAAGAAGGCGGTTCAACGGGGTCCTCTTCGACGATGGAAAGGGTTACTTCGTCGATTTCATCGGTAGTTACGTTGAAGATCACATCAGCCTGGACACGGTGGTTTCGATCGTCTTCGATGTTGCCGACGAGCGAAGAGCCATCTCTTCTCTTTTGAAGATGGAGCAGTTTCTGGAAACGAGGAACAACCACCAGCAGCCTTACGGAGACTGGGGTGTGATGACTGTCTGGCCCCACTACAGAAAGAGATCGCATCTGTTTGGAAAGAGCGCGTTTCCTTACAGGTACCACAACGGGGGTTGCTGGCCGTATCTGAGCTGTGCGTACGCGCTGGCGAAGGCCCGATTCGGTCTGGATTACACCTATCCTCTGCTCAGCTGGTGGAGATACTCGCTCGAAAGGGGCTGGGTGAACCTGGTCGAGTACTACTCACCGTGCTTTCATAGAGGGTCGCTGCATCAGGCCTGGAGCGGTTACGCTGCGGCCGTGATCTCACAGATCGAACGAGGAGAAACGGAGGTGTCGAAATGGTAG
- a CDS encoding carbohydrate ABC transporter permease: protein MKKALLIVLNVSVYLFAFLYISPIVWTIFSSFKEEKDLFSWPPKLISQPTLTNFVQVLHRTQFGLFFRNSFVVSLSATLVTVLISVMGGYALAKYQFRFKNYVSTFILSTLMIPLQVIMVPIYLVLSKLGMINTLWGLIIPPAATPTGIFLAQKYMISAIPDSVIESARIDGANEFQIFFRIVLPLSQPLVAALAVLSFTWRWNDFLWPLIVVGSPKLYTIQLALGTYAGEHIVQWGPLLAMTVLSMVPVLIVFIALQKYFVKGITTGAIK from the coding sequence ATGAAAAAGGCGCTGCTGATCGTTCTGAACGTTTCAGTTTATCTCTTCGCTTTTTTGTACATCTCACCCATCGTCTGGACGATCTTTTCGAGCTTCAAAGAGGAAAAAGATCTGTTCTCATGGCCTCCGAAGCTGATCAGCCAACCCACACTCACCAACTTCGTTCAAGTGCTGCACAGGACTCAGTTCGGCCTGTTCTTCAGAAATTCTTTCGTGGTTTCTCTGTCGGCCACCCTCGTGACTGTGTTGATAAGCGTGATGGGAGGGTACGCACTGGCTAAGTACCAGTTCAGATTCAAAAACTACGTTTCTACGTTCATCCTCTCCACGCTCATGATTCCACTTCAGGTCATCATGGTGCCGATCTATCTGGTACTGTCCAAGCTCGGCATGATAAACACACTGTGGGGACTCATCATACCACCAGCGGCAACACCGACGGGGATCTTTCTCGCGCAGAAGTACATGATCTCCGCGATACCTGATTCCGTTATAGAGAGTGCGAGGATAGACGGTGCCAACGAGTTTCAAATCTTCTTCAGGATCGTTCTGCCCCTATCGCAACCACTCGTCGCCGCGCTTGCCGTGCTGTCTTTCACCTGGCGATGGAACGATTTTCTGTGGCCACTGATCGTCGTGGGTTCACCGAAGCTCTACACGATACAGCTCGCGCTCGGTACGTACGCGGGCGAGCACATCGTGCAGTGGGGTCCCTTGCTGGCCATGACGGTTCTGTCCATGGTACCGGTTCTGATCGTCTTCATCGCCCTGCAGAAATATTTCGTCAAGGGCATCACGACGGGTGCGATCAAGTGA
- a CDS encoding carbohydrate ABC transporter permease, whose amino-acid sequence MKRQYYAWFFLLPNLVIFTIFVVTPALSSFYFSFTDYDMLRFSGKFVGLSNFRYLFGAESGFPKILLRTFIYSAMVVPLAFFTSLFLAVITSSDLIKGRAFLRALFYWPWLLSPSIIGVSWKWFLDYDAGLINILLLKNNLSPIPWLLDRRLAFLSVVLVTVWNVAGYFMVMFNSALTAIPTEVYEAAALDGAGRWVRFWKIIFPLLRPTAVLVLVLSTIMSMRSFEIIYVFTAGGPGTATTVLAQKIYYTAFLERKLGMASAMSVILFAILVTLSLLQFKILEEEV is encoded by the coding sequence TTGAAGAGACAGTACTACGCCTGGTTTTTCCTGTTACCGAACCTTGTCATATTCACGATCTTCGTCGTTACACCGGCCCTGAGCAGCTTCTACTTCTCCTTCACGGACTACGACATGCTCAGGTTCTCGGGAAAATTCGTGGGCCTTTCGAATTTCCGTTACCTGTTCGGCGCCGAAAGCGGTTTTCCAAAGATCTTGTTGAGGACCTTCATTTACTCTGCCATGGTGGTTCCACTCGCGTTCTTCACCTCTCTGTTCCTTGCGGTGATAACGAGTTCTGACCTCATCAAAGGCAGGGCTTTTCTGAGGGCGCTGTTCTACTGGCCCTGGTTGCTATCTCCATCGATAATAGGCGTTTCCTGGAAATGGTTTCTCGACTACGATGCCGGTTTGATCAATATACTCCTTCTGAAGAACAATCTTTCACCGATTCCCTGGCTTCTGGATCGAAGGCTCGCCTTTCTGAGCGTCGTGCTGGTCACGGTCTGGAACGTCGCAGGTTATTTCATGGTCATGTTCAATTCGGCATTGACAGCCATTCCGACGGAAGTTTACGAAGCGGCCGCCTTAGACGGTGCAGGCCGATGGGTGAGGTTCTGGAAGATCATCTTCCCGTTGCTCAGACCCACAGCTGTACTGGTACTCGTTCTGAGCACGATCATGTCGATGAGAAGCTTCGAGATCATCTACGTGTTCACCGCGGGAGGTCCTGGAACGGCCACCACCGTGCTTGCGCAGAAGATTTATTACACGGCGTTCCTCGAACGCAAGCTTGGCATGGCTTCAGCCATGTCTGTGATCCTGTTCGCGATCCTGGTGACACTATCGTTACTTCAGTTCAAGATCCTGGAGGAAGAAGTATGA
- a CDS encoding ABC transporter substrate-binding protein, with translation MKRLLVVLLAVAAISIFADTVLMWFTDGPDFDLITAQTERFTKQTGEKVVILNLPYYLEYKPKLAAMAKAGSPPDVARETDLLPWVDYAIDLKPLVEKYTGMKFEEWLENVSFYKAGFKKLYEKYNKVVGIPYTSDAHAIFYNKEIFRKAGIEPPKDRPWTIDEWYAAMKKIKQSGAARYALVYDFSPYRFSNLLYVFGGGIWDREGKNIIIDSKESIEALEFFVKLHDEDLIPKAVWLTGDAPAKYFQNGLAAMYVSGTWMLAQFREQLKFDWGVIMWPYKRERAVMTGGKYIVPFTEKGAALAFFLTNEENLAEFAGKLYLIPDRKDLADKVKIEDPLISEVYAVVMKDLAESTRGSMVPDWYDPDTAAIVQANRTVINDHIKAAIAKEKTPEQAFKELAAILRKAAGK, from the coding sequence ATGAAGAGGTTGCTGGTCGTTCTTCTGGCAGTCGCTGCGATATCGATCTTTGCAGACACCGTGCTCATGTGGTTCACCGATGGGCCTGATTTCGACCTCATCACGGCTCAGACTGAAAGGTTCACGAAGCAAACGGGTGAAAAGGTGGTGATACTGAACCTGCCCTACTATCTGGAGTACAAGCCCAAACTTGCCGCGATGGCGAAGGCTGGCTCTCCACCGGACGTGGCGAGAGAAACGGATCTGCTCCCGTGGGTGGATTACGCGATCGATCTGAAACCGCTGGTGGAGAAATACACAGGGATGAAGTTCGAAGAATGGCTCGAAAACGTGTCCTTCTACAAAGCAGGTTTCAAGAAGCTCTACGAGAAGTACAACAAGGTCGTTGGTATCCCCTACACGTCTGACGCGCACGCAATCTTCTACAACAAAGAGATCTTCAGAAAGGCTGGCATCGAACCGCCCAAGGACAGGCCGTGGACCATCGACGAGTGGTACGCAGCCATGAAGAAGATCAAGCAGAGCGGTGCGGCGAGGTACGCGCTGGTTTACGACTTCAGTCCTTACAGGTTCTCGAACTTGCTGTACGTGTTCGGTGGAGGCATATGGGACAGGGAAGGAAAGAACATCATAATCGATTCGAAGGAATCCATCGAGGCGCTCGAGTTCTTCGTGAAACTGCACGACGAAGATCTGATACCCAAAGCCGTCTGGTTGACGGGTGATGCCCCTGCAAAATACTTCCAGAACGGACTCGCAGCGATGTACGTGTCTGGAACCTGGATGCTCGCACAGTTCAGAGAACAGTTGAAGTTCGACTGGGGCGTGATCATGTGGCCGTACAAACGTGAGCGCGCCGTGATGACCGGAGGAAAGTACATCGTGCCGTTCACCGAGAAGGGTGCCGCTCTGGCGTTCTTCCTGACGAACGAGGAGAATCTGGCCGAGTTCGCGGGCAAGCTCTACCTCATACCGGATCGCAAGGATCTGGCCGACAAAGTCAAGATCGAAGATCCGTTGATCAGTGAAGTGTACGCCGTCGTTATGAAGGATCTGGCCGAATCGACACGCGGTAGTATGGTGCCCGACTGGTACGATCCCGACACCGCGGCGATCGTTCAGGCCAACAGAACGGTGATAAACGACCACATCAAAGCCGCGATAGCGAAAGAGAAGACACCGGAGCAGGCCTTCAAAGAACTGGCCGCGATACTGAGAAAAGCCGCTGGAAAGTGA
- a CDS encoding ROK family transcriptional regulator: MLTELEATILRLIRDNPGISRLDIARKLSISKPLVTNVVARLIKMGLVVESGTRKMPAGRPKVSLKFVPDAWYCVGIELEERYFELIVTDLSGRIVHSEQEKIDSLQKDQLIDLCQERVERSLEKNSLPKEKILGVGIGIAGMVDPTSRVVRTAPALGLTNFDLASVLTERLNLNVIVVNRVKAAALAEHRVGAAKGAQNVLFVFIDSGLGSAVLLNGKIYEGFYGKAGEFGWMVTDLDRSEPELCEIEDFGHLARRFSGHAITIRLKDAKVNVEDIFDVQIDGKFECLLISGLRHVAAALANAILLFDPQQIVIKGRIGHKHYERIVEIMIPTLKQILPSQFHENLNLHKGLIEDFDVALGAVFAVQQRFMGL, encoded by the coding sequence TCCATCAGCAAACCACTGGTGACGAACGTCGTGGCAAGGTTGATCAAAATGGGCCTGGTGGTCGAATCTGGAACGAGGAAGATGCCGGCCGGTAGGCCAAAGGTGTCGCTGAAGTTCGTGCCCGATGCCTGGTACTGCGTCGGTATCGAACTGGAAGAACGTTACTTCGAACTGATCGTCACAGACCTGTCAGGTCGCATCGTCCACTCGGAGCAGGAGAAGATCGACAGTTTGCAGAAAGATCAACTCATTGATCTGTGCCAGGAGAGAGTGGAACGCTCGCTCGAAAAAAACAGTTTGCCGAAGGAGAAGATCCTCGGTGTGGGCATAGGCATAGCAGGGATGGTGGATCCGACGAGTCGTGTGGTGAGGACCGCACCAGCGCTCGGTCTGACGAACTTCGATCTTGCATCCGTTCTGACAGAGAGGTTGAACCTGAACGTGATCGTTGTGAACAGGGTGAAGGCTGCCGCACTGGCCGAACACCGCGTGGGTGCTGCAAAAGGCGCTCAGAACGTTCTCTTCGTTTTCATAGACAGCGGTCTTGGCTCCGCAGTTCTACTGAACGGGAAGATATATGAGGGCTTTTACGGCAAGGCGGGGGAGTTCGGCTGGATGGTCACAGACCTGGATCGTTCAGAGCCTGAGCTTTGTGAAATCGAAGATTTCGGGCATCTGGCAAGACGTTTTTCTGGACACGCGATCACGATCAGACTGAAAGATGCGAAGGTGAACGTCGAAGACATCTTCGATGTGCAAATCGACGGGAAATTCGAGTGCCTGTTGATCAGTGGTCTGAGGCACGTCGCCGCGGCCCTTGCGAACGCGATACTGCTTTTCGATCCACAACAAATCGTCATCAAGGGCAGGATCGGGCACAAACATTACGAACGCATCGTCGAAATAATGATACCAACTTTGAAGCAAATCCTTCCATCCCAGTTCCACGAGAATCTGAATCTGCACAAAGGCTTGATCGAAGATTTCGACGTTGCGCTTGGAGCCGTTTTTGCCGTTCAGCAGAGGTTCATGGGACTGTGA